The Stenotrophomonas rhizophila genome has a window encoding:
- a CDS encoding transglycosylase SLT domain-containing protein codes for MPVPVLLARGWPLLALASLLSFVPEAHAQRVSARDKVKVEALEQRMAAAEKRYADALVLVNNADPKGKNEGDAALEDMEDVISACIAQKGCQVSNLLVTYKRLLKNNADARDGDDSDAIAVDGGLLEADPDHVGPLTADVPEAARAAALLNDKRHAFDSMVEYNPAVQAGIRRWLTDMRPALMNSYENYQSLRAVMWPEWEKRGLPEALLFGIMAKESNGRVHASSRAGAAGLMQFMPATGRRFGLGPDGTGFDTRFDARSAAEASANYLNERMRELNNNVELSLAGYNGGEGRAGRVYRQNVGQSFWVDSVYNQFPAETKDYVPMVIAAAWIYLHPQQYGVDFPKVSAQPATIRLAKSTTIYELTICLGSTGTRDGYMRALRNLNPRYEADGWIPAGTLINATTRIAGLYNRYCVSGPRADLARTLITADLNAAIVRPTVASYTGNVAVGSVVPVAGLQASTPVATAPAAPVAVPAPKPKAKPVRSHKVGKGETLGRIADKFDCDVRELAKANGLKAPAYALRQGQSIKLQGCGK; via the coding sequence ATGCCCGTTCCTGTCCTGCTTGCCCGTGGTTGGCCGTTGTTGGCGCTCGCTTCCCTGCTGTCGTTCGTCCCCGAGGCCCATGCCCAGCGGGTCTCCGCCCGTGACAAGGTCAAGGTCGAAGCCCTGGAGCAGCGCATGGCCGCGGCCGAAAAGCGCTATGCCGATGCGCTGGTGCTGGTCAACAACGCCGACCCCAAGGGCAAGAACGAGGGCGATGCCGCGCTGGAGGACATGGAAGATGTCATCAGCGCCTGCATTGCGCAGAAGGGGTGCCAGGTCAGCAACCTGCTGGTGACCTACAAGCGCCTGCTGAAGAACAACGCCGACGCGCGCGATGGTGACGACAGCGATGCGATCGCCGTCGATGGCGGCCTGCTGGAGGCCGACCCGGACCATGTGGGCCCGCTGACCGCCGACGTGCCCGAAGCGGCGCGTGCCGCCGCGCTGCTCAACGACAAGCGCCATGCCTTCGACAGCATGGTCGAATACAACCCGGCCGTTCAGGCCGGCATCCGCCGCTGGCTGACCGACATGCGCCCGGCGTTGATGAACTCCTACGAGAATTACCAGAGCCTGCGCGCGGTGATGTGGCCGGAGTGGGAAAAGCGCGGCCTGCCCGAGGCGCTGCTGTTCGGGATCATGGCCAAGGAGTCCAACGGTCGCGTACACGCGTCCTCCCGCGCCGGCGCTGCCGGGCTGATGCAGTTCATGCCGGCCACCGGCCGCCGCTTCGGGCTGGGCCCGGACGGCACCGGCTTCGACACCCGCTTCGACGCGCGCAGCGCCGCCGAGGCCAGTGCCAATTACCTCAATGAGCGCATGCGCGAGCTTAACAACAACGTGGAGCTGTCGCTGGCCGGCTACAACGGTGGCGAAGGCCGTGCCGGGCGGGTGTATCGCCAGAACGTGGGGCAGAGCTTCTGGGTGGACAGCGTCTACAACCAGTTCCCGGCCGAAACCAAGGACTACGTGCCGATGGTGATCGCCGCCGCGTGGATCTACCTGCACCCGCAGCAGTACGGCGTGGACTTCCCCAAGGTCAGTGCGCAGCCGGCCACCATCCGCCTGGCCAAGTCCACCACCATCTATGAGCTGACCATCTGCCTGGGCAGCACTGGCACCCGCGACGGCTACATGCGCGCGCTGCGCAACCTCAACCCGCGCTATGAAGCCGACGGCTGGATCCCGGCCGGCACGCTGATCAACGCCACCACCCGCATTGCCGGGCTGTACAACCGCTACTGCGTCAGCGGTCCGCGCGCGGACCTGGCGCGCACGCTGATCACCGCCGATCTCAATGCGGCCATCGTCCGTCCGACCGTGGCCAGCTACACCGGCAACGTGGCGGTGGGCAGCGTGGTGCCGGTGGCCGGCCTGCAGGCCAGCACCCCGGTGGCCACCGCCCCGGCTGCGCCGGTGGCAGTACCGGCGCCCAAGCCGAAGGCCAAGCCGGTGCGCAGCCACAAGGTGGGCAAGGGTGAGACCCTGGGCCGGATCGCCGACAAGTTCGATTGCGATGTGCGTGAGCTGGCCAAGGCCAATGGGCTCAAGGCGCCCGCGTATGCGTTGCGCCAAGGCCAGTCGATCAAGCTGCAGGGCTGCGGTAAATAA
- a CDS encoding helicase HerA-like domain-containing protein, translated as MDPILLGKGITDDVPVTLQPKLGNRHGLVAGATGTGKTVTLMTLAEGFSRIGVPVFLADVKGDVSGLAVPGAGTEALLQRAKEIGVADYAPAGSPTIFWDLYGKLGHPVRTTVSEMGPTLLARILELNDTQSGVLDIVFKLADDRGLLLLDLDDLRALLGLVADERKDISTEYGLVSAQTVAAIQRSLLRLSQDGGESFFGEPALELADLMRVNHDGRGVIGILAADQLVLKPRLYSTFLLWLLSELFETLPEVGDLDKPKLVFIFDEAHLLFDDAPAALVQRIEQVVRLIRSKGVGVYLCSQFPDDVPANILGQLGNRVQHALRAFTPRDQKAVKIAAETFVPNPKLDVVAALSQLGTGEALVSTLQDKGIPSPVQQTRIAPPRCRMGAITEAERAQVRAGSPVGSRYDTAVNRESAAELLAQRAAKVVEQPDAPKARTREQDEQQEGGFGQSIKDAIFGTKRRQGMIETMAKQTTRTMGTKLGNQIVRGILGGIFGGKR; from the coding sequence ATGGATCCGATCCTCCTCGGCAAAGGCATTACCGACGATGTCCCCGTCACCCTGCAACCGAAACTGGGCAACCGCCATGGCCTGGTGGCCGGGGCGACGGGCACGGGCAAGACCGTGACCCTGATGACCCTGGCCGAAGGCTTTTCGCGCATCGGCGTCCCGGTGTTCCTGGCGGACGTCAAGGGCGATGTCTCCGGCCTGGCCGTGCCCGGCGCAGGCACCGAGGCGCTGCTGCAGCGCGCGAAGGAGATCGGCGTGGCCGATTACGCGCCGGCCGGCAGCCCCACGATCTTCTGGGACCTGTACGGCAAGCTGGGCCACCCGGTGCGCACTACGGTGAGCGAAATGGGCCCGACCCTGCTGGCGCGCATCCTGGAGCTCAACGACACCCAGTCGGGGGTGCTGGACATCGTGTTCAAGCTGGCCGACGACCGTGGCCTGCTGCTGCTCGACCTGGACGACCTGCGTGCCCTGCTCGGCCTGGTGGCCGACGAGCGCAAGGACATCTCCACCGAATATGGCCTGGTCAGCGCGCAGACGGTGGCGGCGATCCAGCGTTCGCTGCTGCGGCTGTCGCAGGACGGCGGTGAATCCTTCTTTGGCGAGCCGGCGCTGGAGCTGGCGGACCTGATGCGGGTCAATCACGACGGCCGCGGCGTGATCGGCATCCTGGCCGCCGACCAGCTGGTGCTCAAGCCGCGCCTGTACTCGACCTTCCTGCTGTGGCTGCTGTCGGAGCTGTTCGAGACGCTGCCGGAGGTGGGCGACCTGGACAAGCCCAAGCTGGTCTTCATCTTCGACGAGGCGCACCTGCTGTTCGACGACGCGCCGGCCGCGCTGGTGCAGCGCATCGAGCAGGTGGTGCGGCTGATCCGCTCCAAGGGCGTGGGCGTGTACTTGTGCTCGCAGTTCCCCGACGACGTGCCAGCCAACATCCTGGGCCAGCTGGGCAACCGCGTGCAGCACGCGCTGCGGGCGTTCACCCCGCGCGACCAGAAGGCGGTGAAGATCGCCGCCGAAACCTTCGTGCCGAACCCGAAGCTGGACGTGGTGGCGGCCCTTTCCCAGCTGGGTACCGGCGAGGCGCTGGTGTCCACGCTGCAGGACAAAGGCATCCCCTCCCCCGTGCAGCAGACCCGGATCGCCCCGCCGCGCTGCCGGATGGGCGCGATCACCGAGGCCGAGCGTGCGCAGGTACGCGCCGGCAGCCCGGTCGGCAGCCGCTACGACACCGCAGTGAACCGCGAATCGGCAGCGGAGCTGCTGGCCCAGCGCGCGGCCAAGGTGGTGGAACAGCCCGACGCGCCCAAGGCGCGTACCCGTGAGCAGGATGAGCAGCAGGAAGGCGGCTTCGGCCAGTCGATCAAGGATGCGATCTTCGGCACCAAGCGCCGCCAGGGCATGATCGAAACGATGGCCAAGCAGACTACCCGCACCATGGGCACCAAGCTGGGCAACCAGATCGTGCGCGGCATCCTGGGCGGCATTTTCGGGGGCAAGCGCTGA
- the greB gene encoding transcription elongation factor GreB: MSRWRPPAEKSTALITAQGHQRLKSELDELWRVRRPEVVKALAAAAAEGDRSENAEYTYRKKQLGEIDRRVRYLTKRLESLRVVDTVPTDPQAVFFGAWVELENVDSGDVSRYRIVGPDETDAGAGWISIDSPLARALLKKRVDDEFEVELPSGRTGFAILAVEYPGG, from the coding sequence ATGTCGCGTTGGCGTCCCCCTGCGGAAAAGAGCACGGCCCTGATCACCGCACAGGGCCACCAGCGGTTGAAGAGCGAGCTGGACGAGCTGTGGCGCGTGCGCCGGCCGGAGGTGGTCAAAGCATTGGCCGCGGCCGCGGCGGAGGGCGACCGCTCAGAGAATGCCGAGTACACCTACCGCAAGAAGCAGCTGGGCGAGATTGACCGGCGCGTGCGTTACCTGACCAAACGGCTGGAGTCGCTGCGGGTGGTGGATACCGTGCCGACCGACCCGCAGGCGGTGTTCTTCGGCGCGTGGGTGGAGCTGGAGAACGTGGACAGCGGCGATGTCAGCCGGTATCGCATCGTGGGCCCGGACGAGACCGATGCGGGTGCCGGGTGGATCAGCATCGATTCGCCGTTGGCGCGTGCGTTATTGAAGAAGCGCGTGGATGATGAGTTCGAGGTGGAACTGCCGAGCGGGCGGACCGGGTTTGCGATCCTGGCGGTGGAGTATCCGGGCGGATGA
- a CDS encoding DUF3025 domain-containing protein gives MTDAAAPGAVGRRRFIAPARADVDRASFAHPLFAAFADYQGLLVAADWPTISALNRQLALSGKQLVAQDDELLADGLHYEQRIARGRIATRPCNWHDLFNALVWARYPAVKIALNARQCQDIGRHPPGQRTRAQAALTQFDETGVIVRVRDASLLHAWDHHDWQALFVDGAAQWRSGDIAVSAVFGHALMEQALLPSRLLVGKCVVVQGDDDALVVQQVAQAIARADVLNDPLELRPLPLMGIPGWHADQDHAFYQRIEYFRPARAGRVYPLTVR, from the coding sequence GTGACCGACGCGGCCGCCCCCGGGGCGGTCGGCCGCCGGCGTTTCATCGCGCCGGCGCGCGCCGACGTGGATCGGGCTAGCTTCGCCCATCCGCTGTTCGCCGCGTTCGCGGATTACCAGGGCCTGCTGGTGGCCGCCGACTGGCCAACCATTTCCGCGTTGAACCGGCAGCTCGCTTTATCGGGAAAGCAGCTGGTGGCGCAGGACGACGAACTGCTGGCCGACGGCCTGCACTACGAACAACGCATCGCACGCGGGCGGATCGCCACGCGGCCGTGCAACTGGCATGACCTGTTCAATGCACTGGTGTGGGCGCGCTACCCGGCAGTGAAGATCGCGCTCAATGCGCGCCAATGCCAGGACATCGGGCGCCACCCGCCCGGCCAGCGCACCCGCGCGCAGGCCGCGCTGACCCAGTTCGACGAAACCGGCGTGATCGTGCGGGTGCGCGATGCGTCGTTGCTGCACGCCTGGGATCACCACGACTGGCAGGCGCTGTTCGTCGACGGCGCGGCGCAGTGGCGTAGCGGCGACATCGCCGTGTCTGCCGTGTTCGGCCATGCGTTGATGGAACAGGCGCTGCTGCCTTCGCGATTGCTGGTGGGTAAATGTGTGGTGGTGCAGGGCGATGATGATGCGCTGGTGGTGCAGCAGGTAGCGCAGGCGATCGCGCGTGCCGACGTGCTCAATGACCCGCTGGAGCTGCGTCCGCTCCCGTTGATGGGGATCCCCGGTTGGCATGCCGATCAGGACCACGCGTTCTATCAGCGGATCGAGTATTTCCGGCCAGCCCGAGCGGGCAGGGTGTACCCCTTAACCGTCCGGTAG
- the rimO gene encoding 30S ribosomal protein S12 methylthiotransferase RimO produces the protein MSQLNPKVGFVSLGCPKALVDSERILTQLRAEGYDIVPSYDSADVVVVNTCGFIDSAVTESLDAIGEAMNANGKVIVTGCLGKRPEEIRKAYPDVLAVSGPQDYTSVMEAVHAALPPKHDPFVDLVPDYGIKLTPRHYAYLKISEGCNHHCSFCIIPSMRGKLVSRPVDEVLREAERLVRGGVKELLVVSQDTSAYGVDVKYAERMWRDKAYQTRMKSLCEGLSELDAWTRMHYVYPYPHVDDVVPLMAENRILPYLDIPFQHASPRILKLMKRPGAVDKTLERVQRWRQLCPDITVRSTFIVGFPGETEAEFEELLSFLDEAQLDRVGAFAYSPVTGATANDLPGAVPEEVKQERLARFMARQADISAARLEAKIGTVQQCLVDAIEDGIAVARSKADAPEIDGLVHIQNADEARLRVGQFVDVEITESDDHDLYGDALIDESAAKKLLDLKVL, from the coding sequence ATGTCCCAGCTGAACCCCAAAGTCGGCTTCGTCAGCCTTGGCTGCCCGAAGGCCCTCGTCGATTCCGAGCGCATCCTCACCCAGCTGCGGGCCGAGGGCTACGACATCGTTCCTTCCTACGATTCGGCCGACGTGGTGGTGGTCAACACCTGCGGCTTCATCGATTCGGCGGTGACCGAGTCGCTGGATGCGATCGGCGAGGCGATGAACGCCAACGGCAAGGTGATCGTCACAGGCTGCCTGGGCAAGCGCCCGGAAGAGATCCGCAAGGCCTACCCGGACGTGCTGGCGGTCTCCGGCCCGCAGGACTACACAAGCGTGATGGAGGCGGTGCACGCCGCGCTGCCGCCCAAGCATGACCCGTTCGTGGACCTGGTCCCGGACTACGGCATCAAGCTGACCCCGCGCCACTACGCCTACCTGAAGATTTCCGAGGGCTGCAACCATCATTGCAGCTTCTGCATCATTCCCTCGATGCGCGGCAAGCTGGTCTCGCGCCCGGTCGATGAGGTGCTGCGTGAAGCCGAGCGGCTGGTGCGTGGCGGCGTGAAGGAACTGCTGGTGGTGTCGCAGGACACCTCGGCCTACGGCGTGGACGTCAAGTACGCCGAGCGCATGTGGCGCGACAAGGCCTACCAGACCCGCATGAAGTCGCTGTGCGAAGGCTTGTCCGAGCTCGATGCGTGGACCCGCATGCACTACGTGTACCCGTACCCGCACGTGGATGACGTGGTCCCGCTGATGGCCGAAAACCGGATCCTGCCGTACCTGGACATCCCGTTCCAGCACGCCAGCCCGCGCATCCTCAAGCTGATGAAGCGCCCGGGTGCGGTCGACAAGACCCTGGAACGCGTGCAGCGCTGGCGCCAGCTGTGCCCGGATATCACCGTGCGCTCGACCTTCATCGTCGGCTTCCCCGGCGAGACCGAAGCCGAGTTTGAAGAACTGCTGTCATTCCTGGATGAGGCACAGCTGGATCGCGTGGGCGCGTTCGCGTATTCGCCGGTCACCGGCGCCACCGCCAACGACCTGCCCGGCGCGGTGCCCGAAGAAGTGAAGCAGGAGCGCCTGGCGCGCTTCATGGCCCGCCAGGCCGACATTTCCGCTGCGCGCCTGGAAGCCAAGATCGGCACGGTGCAGCAGTGCCTGGTCGATGCGATCGAAGACGGCATCGCGGTGGCCCGTTCCAAGGCCGATGCGCCGGAGATCGACGGCCTGGTGCATATCCAGAACGCCGATGAAGCCAGGCTGCGCGTGGGCCAGTTCGTGGACGTGGAAATCACCGAGAGCGACGACCACGACCTCTACGGCGACGCGTTGATCGACGAGAGTGCGGCAAAGAAACTGCTCGACCTCAAGGTGCTGTGA
- a CDS encoding dienelactone hydrolase family protein, whose translation MGEWVTLDTHHGPVRAWQATPEGKPRGGLVVIQEIFGTNAHIREVAEGFAAKGYAVLAPSFFDLVDGADSDPDALPYDPDGVKQGLEHVNALGVEKALEVVRAAASRLAPAGKVGTVGYCWGGSIALLSAMRLGLPSVSYYGARNVQFLDETPKAPVMFHFGAQDKSIPPEAIQAHREKLPKMATFVYPADHAFNRSVGHAYDPDSAELALTRTLDFFSEHLG comes from the coding sequence ATGGGTGAGTGGGTCACGCTTGATACGCATCACGGTCCGGTCCGGGCCTGGCAGGCCACGCCGGAGGGCAAGCCCCGCGGGGGCCTGGTGGTCATCCAGGAGATCTTCGGCACCAACGCGCACATCCGCGAGGTGGCCGAGGGCTTCGCTGCGAAGGGCTACGCGGTGCTTGCCCCCTCCTTCTTCGACCTGGTCGACGGGGCGGATTCCGACCCGGATGCCCTGCCCTATGACCCGGACGGGGTGAAGCAGGGGTTGGAACACGTCAATGCGCTGGGCGTGGAGAAGGCGCTGGAAGTGGTCCGCGCGGCCGCCTCGCGGCTGGCGCCGGCCGGCAAGGTCGGCACCGTGGGCTACTGCTGGGGCGGCAGCATCGCGCTGCTCTCGGCCATGCGACTGGGCCTGCCGTCGGTCAGCTACTACGGCGCGCGCAACGTGCAGTTCCTGGATGAGACGCCCAAGGCCCCGGTCATGTTCCACTTCGGCGCGCAGGACAAGAGCATTCCGCCCGAGGCCATCCAGGCCCACCGCGAGAAGCTGCCCAAGATGGCCACCTTCGTCTATCCGGCCGACCACGCCTTTAACCGCAGCGTCGGACATGCGTATGATCCGGACAGCGCCGAGCTGGCGCTGACACGCACCCTGGACTTCTTCTCGGAGCATCTTGGATGA
- a CDS encoding HIT domain-containing protein has protein sequence MSDFELDSRLAANSVLVDQGPLSQVRLMNDERFPWLVLVPRVTGITEWLELDGNQQDQLRTELNRCCRALKGTDGVEKINFATLGNIVPQLHFHVVGRHVGDPAWPAPVWGHGQAHPFDAAVLQERVAMWKERLGYSPQP, from the coding sequence ATGAGCGATTTTGAACTGGATTCACGCCTGGCCGCCAACAGTGTGCTGGTGGACCAAGGCCCGTTGTCGCAAGTGCGGTTGATGAACGACGAACGGTTCCCGTGGCTGGTGCTGGTGCCGCGCGTGACCGGCATCACCGAATGGCTGGAGCTCGACGGCAACCAGCAGGACCAGCTGCGTACGGAATTGAACCGATGCTGCCGGGCGCTGAAGGGCACCGACGGGGTCGAGAAGATCAACTTCGCCACGCTGGGCAACATCGTGCCGCAGCTGCACTTCCACGTGGTCGGCCGACATGTGGGCGATCCGGCGTGGCCGGCGCCGGTGTGGGGGCATGGCCAGGCCCATCCGTTCGACGCGGCCGTGCTGCAGGAGCGTGTCGCGATGTGGAAGGAACGGCTAGGATATTCGCCCCAGCCCTAA
- a CDS encoding LiaI-LiaF-like domain-containing protein has translation MRSNLVAAIVLILVGLFLLASNLGWTNMNLGRLILTWWPVILVAVGIGLLFGRGK, from the coding sequence ATGCGCTCCAACCTTGTCGCCGCCATCGTCCTGATCCTCGTCGGCCTGTTCCTGCTGGCCAGCAACCTGGGCTGGACCAACATGAACCTGGGTCGCCTGATCCTTACCTGGTGGCCGGTGATCCTGGTGGCAGTGGGGATCGGGTTGTTGTTCGGACGCGGGAAATAA
- the dcd gene encoding dCTP deaminase, translating to MSIKSDRWIRRMSEQHGMIEPFEAGQVKQANGQRIVSYGTSSYGYDVRCSREFKVFTNINSTIVDPKHFDPGSFVDIVGDECIIPPNSFALARTVEYFRIPRDTLVVCLGKSTYARCGIIVNVTPLEPEWEGHVTLEFSNTTPLPARIYANEGVAQMLFFQADSDDICETSYKDRGGKYQGQTGVTLPRT from the coding sequence ATGAGCATCAAGAGTGACCGTTGGATCCGCCGCATGTCCGAACAGCACGGCATGATCGAGCCGTTCGAAGCCGGCCAGGTCAAGCAGGCCAACGGCCAGCGCATCGTCAGCTACGGCACTTCCAGCTATGGCTACGACGTGCGCTGCTCGCGCGAGTTCAAGGTGTTCACCAACATCAACTCCACCATCGTCGACCCCAAGCACTTCGACCCGGGCAGCTTCGTGGACATCGTGGGCGACGAGTGCATCATCCCGCCCAACAGCTTCGCGCTGGCGCGCACCGTGGAGTACTTCCGCATTCCGCGCGACACCCTGGTGGTGTGCCTGGGCAAGAGCACCTACGCGCGCTGCGGGATCATCGTCAACGTGACCCCGCTGGAGCCGGAGTGGGAAGGCCACGTGACCCTGGAATTCAGCAACACCACGCCGCTGCCGGCGCGCATCTACGCCAACGAAGGCGTCGCCCAGATGCTGTTCTTCCAGGCCGACAGCGACGACATCTGCGAGACCTCGTACAAGGATCGCGGCGGCAAGTACCAGGGCCAGACTGGCGTGACCCTGCCGCGCACCTGA
- the apbC gene encoding iron-sulfur cluster carrier protein ApbC gives MSASPSRRPHASQVQKGLTLHPRVRNVIAVGSGKGGVGKSTTAVNLAVALARLGARVGLLDADIYGPSVPMMLGLSGRPESPDNKSIEPLRAFGVETMSIGYLIEDETPMIWRGPMATSAMTQFFNDTLWDDLDYLLIDLPPGTGDIQLTLTQKIPLAGAVIVTTPQDIATLDAKKALKMFEKVEVPVLGIVENMAVHTCSNCGHIEHLFGDGGGERMAAQYGVPLLGSLPLDIGIREQGDAGTPITAAAPESPAAQAYLRAAERLVEEVAKRPRASIPILSSLL, from the coding sequence GTGAGTGCCAGCCCGTCTCGACGTCCCCATGCCAGCCAGGTGCAGAAGGGCCTGACCCTTCATCCGCGCGTCCGCAACGTGATCGCGGTCGGGTCAGGCAAGGGCGGGGTGGGCAAATCCACCACGGCGGTGAACCTGGCCGTGGCGCTGGCCCGCCTGGGCGCGCGGGTCGGGCTGTTGGATGCCGACATCTACGGCCCCAGCGTGCCGATGATGCTGGGCCTGAGCGGCCGCCCGGAAAGCCCGGACAACAAGTCGATCGAGCCGCTGCGCGCGTTCGGCGTGGAGACCATGTCGATCGGCTACCTGATCGAGGACGAGACGCCGATGATCTGGCGCGGTCCGATGGCGACCTCGGCCATGACCCAGTTCTTCAACGACACCCTCTGGGATGACCTGGACTACCTGCTGATCGACCTGCCGCCCGGTACCGGCGACATCCAGCTGACACTGACCCAGAAGATTCCGCTGGCCGGCGCGGTCATCGTTACCACCCCGCAGGACATCGCCACGCTGGATGCGAAGAAAGCGCTGAAGATGTTCGAAAAGGTCGAGGTGCCGGTGCTGGGCATCGTCGAGAACATGGCCGTGCACACCTGCAGCAACTGCGGCCACATCGAACACCTGTTCGGCGATGGCGGCGGCGAACGCATGGCCGCGCAGTACGGCGTGCCCCTGCTGGGCTCGCTGCCGCTGGATATCGGCATCCGCGAGCAGGGCGATGCCGGCACCCCGATCACCGCCGCCGCGCCGGAGTCGCCGGCAGCGCAGGCTTACCTGCGCGCCGCCGAGCGGCTGGTGGAGGAAGTGGCCAAGCGCCCGCGCGCCAGCATTCCGATCCTGTCCTCGCTGCTCTGA